The following proteins are encoded in a genomic region of Helicobacter macacae MIT 99-5501:
- a CDS encoding NAD(P)/FAD-dependent oxidoreductase — protein MQNTTPQNPPKILIIGGGYGGLKVALGLQRKLKSPAHITLISKHDYHYQTTLLHKVAIGTLGSRKARIFYRKILDPQKVGFIKDKIIELCPQENKVKGNGGEYHYDYLVIALGFKPDSFGVKGVDKHTYKLSSLNAALKLTKNIENKFKEYTHTKNQKDLEVVVCGTGFTGIEFTAELATQLDELCLICGIDRRLPKLTCIGRAKQILPVFEQSLAKVAQNKLEKYGVNVLTGTDIKEIQEGKVIAQRDGIDVEIEGNTIIWSAGVKGSDIIEKSIIPNKKGRIPVNAQLQCEPYPNIYVVGDSALATDKDVIHAPTAQLSAQMGDYIAELLIAKVKGKEFQKPFKFYHRGTVCSIGHTDGVGVVYHKNVKGEFAAFMKNTIENKWLYSLGGFGMVFKKGQFRYRTSN, from the coding sequence ATGCAAAACACCACACCACAAAATCCACCCAAAATCCTAATCATCGGCGGAGGATATGGCGGGCTAAAAGTCGCGCTAGGACTACAAAGAAAGCTAAAATCCCCCGCACACATTACGCTTATATCAAAGCACGACTACCACTACCAAACCACCCTCCTACACAAAGTCGCCATAGGCACGCTAGGCTCGCGCAAAGCTAGAATCTTTTATCGCAAAATCTTAGACCCTCAAAAAGTCGGCTTTATCAAAGACAAAATCATAGAGCTATGCCCACAAGAAAACAAAGTAAAAGGCAATGGCGGAGAGTATCATTACGATTATCTAGTCATCGCACTTGGGTTTAAGCCAGATAGCTTTGGGGTAAAGGGTGTGGATAAGCACACTTATAAGCTATCTTCGCTAAATGCCGCGCTAAAACTTACCAAAAATATTGAAAACAAATTCAAAGAATATACCCACACCAAAAATCAAAAAGACTTAGAAGTGGTTGTTTGTGGCACGGGATTTACAGGGATAGAGTTTACCGCAGAGCTTGCTACACAGCTTGATGAGCTTTGCCTTATTTGTGGGATTGATAGGCGATTGCCAAAGCTTACTTGCATAGGGAGAGCAAAGCAGATTTTGCCTGTGTTTGAGCAAAGTCTAGCCAAAGTAGCGCAAAACAAGCTAGAAAAATACGGCGTAAATGTCCTAACAGGCACAGACATAAAAGAAATCCAAGAGGGCAAAGTAATCGCACAGCGAGATGGCATAGATGTAGAGATAGAGGGCAATACAATCATTTGGAGTGCAGGCGTAAAGGGAAGCGACATCATCGAAAAATCCATAATCCCAAACAAAAAGGGCAGAATCCCTGTAAATGCCCAGCTACAATGCGAGCCATACCCAAATATCTATGTGGTGGGCGATAGCGCACTTGCTACGGACAAAGATGTTATTCACGCGCCCACAGCACAGCTCTCTGCACAGATGGGGGACTATATCGCCGAGCTTCTTATCGCAAAAGTGAAGGGCAAAGAGTTTCAAAAGCCGTTTAAATTTTATCACAGAGGGACGGTGTGCTCTATCGGGCATACTGATGGCGTGGGTGTCGTCTATCACAAAAATGTCAAAGGCGAGTTTGCCGCGTTTATGAAAAACACCATAGAAAATAAATGGCTTTATAGCTTGGGTGGATTTGGAATGGTATTTAAAAAAGGGCAGTTTAGGTATAGGACTAGCAACTAG
- a CDS encoding glycosyltransferase, with translation MNKNNPKISIIIPTLNSAHYLKECIDSVLNQLLRDIEIIVVDANSTDGTLQILQDYAKSDSRISFIIAERKSYGYQMNLGIAKARGEYIGIVESDDFIKPTMFERLYSIAKAQDCDIVKSDILCFHTDNDAYKFTHTPIVKNAHFYGKKLIFDSRSDSRLDSSPKSIKTKIALLKTAWKMNQSSIFKREFLKKHNIRFNESLGASYQDTGFSFITTILADSLYLLDKAHYCYRTDNESSSSNDKGKVYCICDEYDYIARFLERENLMSVYSGLYHYLKFCGYRWNVGRIADESKLEFLYRFQKDFALLSKSQIKSCGFKWHQRRKLAKILDSPRNFYAELLEPKPKGLWRKIKHYFKHYIKIKHKEQQCNQKYQ, from the coding sequence ATGAACAAAAATAACCCCAAAATCTCTATCATTATCCCCACGCTAAATTCTGCGCACTATCTCAAAGAGTGTATAGACTCCGTGCTAAATCAACTCTTACGCGATATAGAAATCATAGTCGTAGATGCAAACTCCACTGATGGCACACTGCAGATTTTGCAAGATTATGCAAAGAGCGATTCGCGCATTAGTTTTATCATAGCCGAGCGCAAAAGCTATGGCTACCAGATGAATCTAGGCATTGCCAAAGCGCGGGGCGAATATATCGGCATAGTCGAATCTGATGATTTCATCAAGCCCACAATGTTTGAGCGACTTTATAGCATAGCAAAGGCGCAAGATTGCGATATAGTTAAAAGCGATATTTTATGCTTCCACACGGATAATGACGCGTATAAATTCACACATACGCCCATAGTAAAGAATGCGCATTTTTATGGCAAAAAACTCATTTTTGATTCACGCTCGGATTCACGATTAGATTCAAGCCCAAAATCCATAAAAACCAAAATCGCCCTACTAAAAACCGCGTGGAAAATGAATCAAAGCAGTATTTTTAAGCGCGAATTTTTAAAAAAGCATAACATTAGATTTAACGAATCATTAGGCGCGTCCTACCAAGACACAGGATTTTCATTTATCACTACTATTTTAGCAGATTCGCTTTACTTGCTAGATAAGGCGCACTATTGCTACCGCACGGATAATGAATCTTCATCATCAAATGACAAAGGCAAAGTGTATTGCATTTGCGATGAGTATGACTATATAGCGCGATTTTTGGAGAGAGAAAACCTTATGAGTGTTTATAGTGGGCTATATCATTATCTAAAATTTTGCGGATATAGGTGGAATGTCGGGCGAATCGCCGATGAATCAAAGCTAGAATTTCTATATAGATTCCAAAAAGATTTTGCGCTTTTAAGCAAATCCCAAATCAAATCTTGTGGCTTTAAGTGGCATCAAAGACGCAAATTAGCAAAGATTTTGGATTCGCCACGCAATTTTTACGCCGAGCTTTTAGAGCCAAAGCCCAAAGGCTTGTGGCGTAAAATCAAGCATTATTTTAAACATTACATAAAAATCAAACATAAGGAGCAACAATGCAACCAAAAGTATCAATAG
- a CDS encoding DUF507 family protein, which produces MRLRLNHIGYIANKIALELYNASFVTLNVPLESLSKVAQEILESDTKKELAIDKKAQEIVDENQQEVDFIRADERRLFGLIKRQIANEEKFLLFWDDRYNALSHKILDTLIQKQYISFHISNNQVKNVIFKAIDSFAKMHDSIQDEVMQKIKNYKRKLLAGTDEYELIYEKLYDEELRKKGFL; this is translated from the coding sequence ATGCGCTTAAGACTAAATCATATCGGCTATATCGCCAACAAAATCGCCCTAGAGCTTTACAACGCTAGCTTTGTAACGCTAAATGTCCCACTAGAATCACTATCAAAAGTCGCCCAAGAAATCCTAGAATCTGATACTAAAAAAGAACTTGCTATCGATAAAAAAGCCCAAGAAATCGTAGATGAAAATCAGCAAGAGGTGGATTTTATCCGTGCTGATGAGCGGAGGCTTTTTGGGCTTATCAAGCGACAAATTGCAAATGAAGAGAAGTTTTTGCTTTTTTGGGACGATAGGTATAATGCCCTCTCTCACAAGATTTTGGATACGCTTATCCAAAAGCAATATATCAGCTTCCATATCAGCAACAATCAAGTGAAAAATGTGATTTTCAAAGCGATAGATTCTTTTGCCAAAATGCACGATAGTATCCAAGATGAGGTAATGCAAAAAATCAAAAACTACAAGCGCAAACTACTAGCAGGCACTGATGAATACGAGCTAATCTATGAAAAACTCTATGATGAGGAGCTACGCAAGAAAGGGTTTTTGTAG
- a CDS encoding NAD(P)-binding protein: MKLYDYLIVGSGLFGSVFGYEASKRGKKCLVIDKRNHIGGNCYTQGFDSHGQSINIHKYGAHIFHTTKREIWKYINQFCEFNHFINSPLANYKGEIYNLPFNMNTFAQIFGNGAKAQNITHIIGGGGEPLTA; the protein is encoded by the coding sequence ATGAAGCTATATGACTATCTTATCGTAGGCTCTGGGCTTTTTGGCTCAGTCTTTGGCTATGAAGCAAGTAAAAGAGGTAAAAAGTGCCTTGTGATTGACAAGCGCAATCATATCGGTGGCAACTGCTACACGCAAGGCTTTGATTCGCACGGACAAAGCATAAATATCCACAAATACGGCGCACATATTTTCCACACCACAAAGCGTGAGATTTGGAAATACATAAATCAATTTTGCGAGTTTAACCACTTCATAAACTCTCCCCTTGCAAACTATAAAGGCGAAATCTACAATCTGCCCTTTAATATGAATACTTTTGCGCAGATTTTTGGCAATGGTGCAAAAGCACAAAATATCACGCACATTATTGGGGGGGGGGGAGAACCACTCACGGCATAA
- a CDS encoding MBOAT family O-acyltransferase — MGGGGNRYLDSSASRDSNADVSSLLGSEANEAIHNNNRTNSSISSEKSGLRSHEQGNKTESLWLLCYTRKFCELTKGVASLDDLSPKDEFVPKFYFILGIIFNLSLLGFFKYTDFLLENFNTFSKLAHLDFDIPLPHILLPLALSFVTFQQIAFLFDCYKRTKGELRENLHIDFVDYALFISFFPQLIAGPIVHHREMMPQFASMGNSSLGNHCADLLDFENSQTLQSSSLPKSSKNSTSTTTNTRIVESRNDEMEYTHSKNSPSFAEGVRGWVDSQKDNAQSIINYEYLAKGIFIFSIGLFKKVFIADSFAKWANAGFGVVEQGGVLNIAESWATSISYTFQLYFDFSGYCDMAMGLALMFGIVLPLNFDSPYKSLNITEFWRRWHITLGRFLRECLYIPLGGNRVGKILNLRNLFIVAFLSGIWHGAGWGFVIWGVLHGVAMMIHRIYSWILERLAKSIMRCHTERSEVSLQITQSRDSSLTSLRMTKLKSLKMTIKYYFLAMKKNQKFLRFTQTRLYKFLCWFITFNFINIAWVFFRSENLNGAVNLIKGMFGIVWVELPQKLHRMPEVLAQIGGRNDTIFYIIIAFIVCLACKNSFEMLKNFDTQYLRFRLALRIFNKKIYLKGGAVFTRFVLTIALFYIAIWAMLSNLLDSNAYTPFLYFNF; from the coding sequence ATGGGGGGGGGGGGGAATCGCTATTTAGATTCTAGTGCCTCACGCGATTCAAACGCCGATGTTTCGTCATTGCTAGGGAGCGAAGCGAACGAAGCAATCCACAACAATAACCGCACAAATTCTAGTATTTCGAGCGAGAAATCGGGGTTGCGTAGCCACGAGCAAGGAAATAAGACTGAGAGTCTATGGTTGCTTTGTTACACTCGCAAATTCTGCGAATTGACGAAGGGAGTGGCAAGTCTCGACGATTTATCGCCGAAAGACGAATTTGTCCCAAAATTCTACTTCATTCTTGGCATTATCTTTAATCTTTCCCTACTTGGCTTTTTCAAATACACAGACTTTTTGCTAGAAAATTTCAACACCTTTAGCAAACTAGCACATTTAGACTTTGATATTCCACTGCCACATATTTTGCTCCCACTTGCACTTAGCTTTGTAACCTTTCAGCAAATCGCATTTTTGTTTGACTGCTACAAGCGCACTAAAGGCGAGTTGAGAGAAAATCTACACATTGATTTTGTGGATTACGCGTTATTTATTAGCTTTTTTCCGCAGTTGATTGCGGGACCGATTGTTCACCACCGCGAGATGATGCCACAATTCGCCTCTATGGGCAATTCATCTTTGGGTAATCATTGCGCAGATTTGCTAGATTTTGAGAATTCGCAGACACTTCAGTCTAGCTCACTCCCAAAATCTAGCAAAAACTCCACAAGCACCACCACAAATACTAGAATTGTGGAATCTCGCAATGACGAAATGGAATACACACACTCTAAAAATTCCCCCTCCTTTGCGGAGGGGGTTAGGGGGTGGGTAGATTCCCAAAAAGACAACGCACAATCTATAATCAATTATGAATATCTCGCCAAAGGCATTTTTATATTTAGCATTGGGCTTTTCAAAAAAGTTTTCATCGCTGATAGTTTCGCCAAATGGGCAAATGCAGGATTTGGCGTAGTAGAGCAAGGCGGAGTGCTAAATATAGCAGAAAGTTGGGCGACTTCGATAAGCTACACATTTCAGCTATATTTTGACTTTAGCGGATACTGCGATATGGCGATGGGACTTGCCCTAATGTTTGGCATAGTGTTGCCACTTAACTTTGATTCGCCTTATAAATCGCTAAACATTACAGAGTTTTGGCGTAGGTGGCATATCACGCTAGGACGATTTTTGCGCGAATGCTTATATATCCCGCTAGGTGGCAATCGTGTAGGTAAGATTCTAAACTTACGCAATCTTTTTATTGTAGCGTTTTTAAGCGGAATTTGGCACGGAGCTGGGTGGGGATTTGTGATATGGGGAGTGTTGCACGGAGTGGCAATGATGATTCATCGAATCTACTCGTGGATTTTAGAAAGGCTTGCAAAATCTATTATGCGTTGTCATACTGAGCGTAGCGAAGTATCTCTACAAATAACGCAAAGTAGAGATTCTTCGCTCACTTCGCTCAGAATGACAAAGTTAAAAAGTCTCAAAATGACAATAAAATATTATTTTCTAGCAATGAAAAAAAATCAAAAATTCCTCCGCTTTACCCAAACGCGCCTTTATAAATTCCTTTGCTGGTTTATCACATTTAACTTTATAAATATCGCTTGGGTGTTTTTCCGCTCCGAAAATCTAAATGGTGCGGTGAATCTTATCAAAGGAATGTTTGGTATTGTATGGGTAGAGTTGCCACAGAAACTACACAGAATGCCTGAAGTCCTAGCGCAAATAGGTGGGCGAAATGACACGATTTTTTATATTATTATCGCATTTATCGTGTGTTTGGCGTGTAAAAATAGCTTTGAAATGCTGAAAAATTTTGACACGCAATATTTGCGATTTCGCCTTGCGCTACGCATTTTTAACAAAAAGATTTATCTTAAAGGTGGTGCGGTATTTACGCGCTTTGTGCTAACTATCGCACTTTTTTATATAGCCATTTGGGCTATGCTCTCAAATCTACTTGATTCAAACGCATACACACCATTTTTGTATTTTAATTTTTAG
- a CDS encoding YhcH/YjgK/YiaL family protein has translation MAVFGKAGALLQVFAPEFFDSLNIDENRAQINPNSVNEEPPNVFEALQYVYPYMLEALTPKSPIHQRILSTKGESKIQITKNIYAIEQSYPLKLESKAFFESHKEFVDFQLIVRGQEYFLIAPSGECTIEEKYDAEKDLLVYKTPNHCSKLFLNAGTLAVFFPQDVHAGGLGLEDFGGATAKKIPEVHKTVLKVPLELFP, from the coding sequence ATGGCAGTATTTGGTAAGGCGGGTGCGCTTTTGCAGGTTTTTGCACCAGAGTTTTTTGATAGTCTAAATATCGATGAAAATCGCGCTCAAATCAATCCAAATAGCGTGAATGAAGAACCACCAAATGTCTTTGAAGCACTCCAATATGTCTATCCATATATGCTTGAAGCACTCACTCCCAAAAGCCCAATCCACCAAAGAATCCTATCTACAAAGGGCGAGAGCAAAATCCAAATCACCAAAAATATCTACGCAATAGAGCAAAGCTATCCGCTAAAGCTAGAATCCAAAGCCTTTTTTGAAAGCCACAAAGAGTTTGTGGATTTTCAGCTTATCGTGCGGGGGCAGGAGTATTTTCTCATCGCTCCTAGTGGGGAATGCACGATAGAAGAAAAATACGATGCAGAAAAAGATTTGCTTGTGTATAAAACTCCCAATCACTGCTCAAAGCTATTTCTAAACGCAGGAACGCTAGCGGTGTTTTTCCCACAAGATGTCCACGCAGGCGGACTTGGGCTAGAGGATTTTGGTGGTGCGACAGCCAAAAAAATCCCAGAAGTGCATAAAACCGTGCTAAAAGTCCCTCTAGAGCTTTTTCCCTAA
- a CDS encoding UDP-galactopyranose/dTDP-fucopyranose mutase family protein, whose translation MKSANNSQKSNSLHSQIIHSHNAPHSKTPQNFSHTPLTPNFLTPQQAKEIIESQKAKITHTPRNLEEQAISLVGNDIYEKLIKGYTQKQWGKACVDLPPSIIRRIPVRFIYDNNYFSDPYQGIPKGGYTPIFEKLLAHCEVELNTDFLSDKEYFHKIAKKIIFTGAIDSYFDYAFGALEYRSLRFEERILECENYQGVAVMNFTDLEIPYTRIIEHKHFEFVDSPSTILSIEFPLSWDISKEPFYPINDEKNAALYAKYKALSQKQSNIIFGGRLGAYQYFDMDKIISEALSLAKKELQ comes from the coding sequence ATAAAATCCGCTAACAATTCACAAAAATCTAACTCACTTCATTCGCAAATCATACACTCTCACAACGCGCCACATTCTAAAACTCCGCAAAATTTCTCCCACACTCCACTTACGCCAAACTTTCTAACCCCACAACAAGCAAAAGAGATTATCGAATCCCAAAAAGCCAAAATCACCCACACCCCGCGCAATTTAGAAGAACAAGCAATCTCTCTTGTAGGGAATGACATTTATGAAAAGCTCATCAAAGGCTACACACAAAAGCAGTGGGGCAAGGCGTGTGTTGATTTACCACCAAGCATTATCCGCCGAATCCCTGTGCGATTTATCTATGACAATAATTATTTTAGCGACCCATATCAAGGCATTCCCAAAGGTGGCTACACGCCTATCTTTGAAAAGCTCCTAGCACATTGCGAAGTAGAGCTAAATACGGACTTTCTAAGCGATAAAGAGTATTTCCACAAAATCGCCAAAAAGATTATTTTCACAGGGGCGATTGATAGCTACTTTGACTATGCTTTTGGTGCGCTAGAATATCGCTCATTGCGCTTTGAGGAGCGGATTTTAGAGTGTGAGAACTATCAAGGCGTAGCGGTTATGAATTTTACCGACTTAGAGATTCCATACACGCGCATTATTGAGCATAAGCACTTTGAGTTTGTGGATAGCCCTAGCACGATTTTAAGCATTGAGTTTCCGCTATCTTGGGACATAAGCAAAGAGCCGTTTTATCCTATCAATGATGAGAAAAACGCCGCCCTTTATGCCAAATACAAAGCCTTATCCCAAAAGCAATCAAATATCATCTTTGGCGGACGACTTGGCGCGTATCAATACTTTGATATGGATAAAATCATAAGTGAGGCGTTAAGTCTAGCAAAGAAGGAGCTGCAATAA
- the carA gene encoding glutamine-hydrolyzing carbamoyl-phosphate synthase small subunit, with the protein MKKISTKSQKKQVWIYCANGAFFSGRLFAGGGTSVGELVFNTSLCGYQEIITDPSYAGQFITFCMPEIGIVGTNEQDCESKGVFCRGVLVRHYEDFVSNFRSTQSLEKFLDSKGVLGICDIDTRAIVKMLRKEGAMMMIASSEISDKDELARILSSSTPIELENLIEQVSTKSPYTHDEAEFDFAKMQYAKPKTHTKIIVIDFGAKRNILNELAEVGLEPEVWGYEFSAEEVITRFREGEIGGVFLSNGPGDPKFLRPQIEQIKKLIEAKIPMFGICLGHQLLSIAHGHQTHKLKFGHHGGNHPVKNLTTQSIEITSQNHIYSVPESIAQVAHITHRNLFDDSIEGVRYKDSPIFSLQHHPEASPGPRESRSIFAEFATLIKEHKKA; encoded by the coding sequence ATGAAAAAAATCTCTACAAAATCACAGAAAAAACAAGTTTGGATATATTGTGCAAATGGTGCGTTTTTTAGTGGGAGGCTTTTTGCAGGGGGTGGCACGAGTGTGGGCGAGCTAGTGTTTAACACCTCTCTTTGTGGATACCAAGAAATCATTACCGACCCGAGCTATGCAGGGCAATTCATTACCTTTTGTATGCCAGAGATTGGGATTGTGGGGACAAATGAGCAAGATTGCGAGAGTAAGGGGGTGTTTTGCAGAGGGGTGCTAGTGCGACATTATGAAGATTTTGTGTCAAATTTTCGCTCTACGCAGAGCTTGGAGAAGTTTTTGGACTCTAAAGGTGTGCTAGGGATATGCGACATAGATACCCGCGCTATCGTAAAAATGCTTCGCAAGGAAGGTGCTATGATGATGATAGCTTCTAGCGAGATAAGCGACAAAGATGAGCTAGCTAGGATTCTATCTAGCTCTACTCCCATAGAGTTAGAAAATCTAATTGAGCAGGTAAGCACCAAGTCGCCTTATACGCACGATGAAGCGGAGTTTGACTTTGCCAAAATGCAATATGCCAAGCCAAAGACACATACCAAAATCATAGTCATAGATTTCGGTGCGAAGCGAAATATCCTAAATGAACTTGCAGAAGTCGGGCTAGAGCCTGAAGTGTGGGGGTATGAGTTTAGCGCGGAGGAGGTTATCACTCGCTTTAGGGAGGGCGAGATTGGCGGGGTGTTTCTCTCAAATGGACCGGGCGACCCTAAGTTTTTACGCCCACAGATTGAGCAAATCAAAAAACTAATAGAAGCAAAAATCCCTATGTTTGGGATTTGTCTAGGGCATCAGCTATTATCAATAGCGCACGGACACCAAACGCATAAGCTAAAATTTGGACATCACGGGGGGAATCACCCTGTGAAAAATCTAACCACCCAAAGCATAGAAATCACTTCCCAAAATCATATCTACTCTGTGCCAGAGTCCATAGCGCAAGTCGCTCATATAACGCACAGAAATCTTTTTGATGATAGTATCGAGGGGGTGCGCTATAAAGATTCGCCGATTTTTTCCCTGCAGCATCACCCAGAGGCAAGCCCCGGTCCAAGAGAATCACGCAGTATTTTTGCGGAATTTGCCACATTGATAAAAGAGCACAAAAAGGCGTAA
- a CDS encoding glycosyltransferase family 2 protein has protein sequence MQPKVSIVIPCYNVERYVRECMQSVVSQTLQDTEIICINDGSTDSTGAILREFARQDSRINLIEQSNGGYGVAVNRGIAQARGEYIGIVESDDFINPTMYEKLYTKAKQTNVELVKCNFFVYDSHSLEKNHTYNPKYQDLNLAPNYAFNPREEFKQIFIFHASIWTGLYKANFVKNIKFYETAGAAYQDFPFAMEVLATVPKMYIIKEPLYHYRTELGQGNSMQAEPKKLMRHIEATLQAREALLKNSLIDELKEEFFYGASLCNYDFFKKQNAKNRAIYAKRMHEVFALYKNPQFKYFEPKIKKWVQTIMAGKVPKLPFKELRRRVFRLRIRNGEIHFKLGNFEIKKGFANV, from the coding sequence ATGCAACCAAAAGTATCAATAGTAATCCCCTGCTACAATGTCGAGCGATATGTCCGCGAATGTATGCAAAGCGTGGTAAGCCAAACTTTGCAAGATACAGAAATCATCTGCATAAATGACGGAAGCACGGATAGCACGGGAGCGATTTTACGCGAATTTGCAAGGCAAGATAGTCGCATAAATCTAATCGAACAGTCAAACGGCGGATATGGCGTAGCGGTAAATCGTGGCATAGCACAAGCACGGGGTGAATATATCGGTATAGTCGAATCTGATGATTTTATCAATCCTACAATGTATGAAAAACTCTACACAAAAGCAAAGCAAACAAATGTCGAGCTAGTGAAATGCAACTTTTTTGTGTATGATTCGCACTCGCTAGAGAAAAATCACACTTATAATCCCAAATATCAAGACCTAAATCTAGCACCCAATTATGCCTTTAATCCACGAGAGGAATTTAAGCAGATTTTTATTTTTCACGCGAGTATATGGACAGGACTTTACAAGGCTAACTTTGTAAAAAATATCAAATTCTATGAAACGGCAGGTGCGGCTTACCAAGATTTTCCTTTTGCTATGGAGGTTTTAGCCACAGTGCCAAAAATGTATATTATCAAAGAACCGCTTTATCATTATAGAACAGAATTAGGGCAAGGTAATTCTATGCAAGCAGAGCCAAAAAAACTAATGCGACACATTGAAGCAACGCTACAAGCAAGAGAGGCGTTGTTAAAAAATTCTTTGATTGACGAATTGAAAGAGGAGTTTTTTTATGGTGCTTCGCTTTGCAATTACGATTTTTTCAAAAAACAAAATGCCAAAAATAGAGCCATATACGCTAAAAGAATGCACGAAGTTTTTGCGCTTTACAAAAATCCACAATTTAAATACTTTGAGCCAAAAATCAAAAAATGGGTGCAAACGATTATGGCAGGTAAAGTGCCGAAATTGCCATTTAAAGAGCTTCGTAGGCGCGTATTTAGACTACGAATCAGAAATGGCGAAATCCACTTCAAACTAGGAAATTTTGAGATTAAAAAAGGCTTTGCAAATGTCTAA
- a CDS encoding glycosyltransferase family 2 protein yields MSKIPTISVILPIYNGEAFLENCLKSILAQTLSDIEIICINDGSTDSTGAILREFARQDSRINLIEQSNMGAGVARNAGLAKAKGEFIAFLDSDDRFYRNDTLEILYHTAKEKGVQICGGSMAFKYQVDSTRQTDGFFFKQDGFVDYKSYQFDYGFYRFIYAKDLVKDIRFPHFSRFQDPPFFVEAMIKAKQFYALKEPTYLYFNPHKDISKKALLSAFEGIKLNAKLAKKYNLTKLLDYTKYRFDEHFDKFLAQGGDKNEIYKIFERDIKTLLLLTSPRKRLNEKIFSVKKYRNTKILTIFWKEFWLGKS; encoded by the coding sequence ATGTCTAAAATACCAACAATTAGTGTTATTTTACCCATATATAATGGTGAAGCATTTTTAGAAAATTGCCTTAAATCTATTTTAGCACAAACCCTAAGTGATATAGAAATCATTTGCATAAATGACGGAAGCACGGATAGCACGGGAGCGATTTTACGCGAATTTGCAAGGCAAGATAGTCGCATAAATCTAATCGAGCAATCAAATATGGGTGCTGGAGTAGCTAGAAACGCAGGATTAGCAAAGGCGAAAGGCGAATTTATTGCATTTTTGGATAGTGATGATAGGTTTTATAGAAATGATACGCTAGAAATTTTATATCACACCGCCAAAGAAAAAGGGGTGCAAATTTGTGGTGGTTCTATGGCGTTTAAATATCAAGTGGATTCAACTAGGCAAACTGATGGATTCTTTTTTAAGCAAGATGGCTTTGTGGATTATAAAAGTTATCAATTTGACTATGGATTTTATCGTTTTATTTATGCAAAAGATTTGGTTAAAGATATAAGATTTCCACATTTTAGTCGCTTTCAGGACCCGCCATTTTTTGTTGAGGCAATGATAAAGGCAAAGCAATTTTATGCGCTAAAAGAGCCGACATATTTATATTTTAACCCACACAAAGATATAAGTAAGAAGGCACTTTTAAGCGCATTTGAAGGAATTAAGCTAAATGCAAAACTCGCTAAAAAATATAATTTAACCAAACTTTTGGATTATACAAAATATAGATTCGATGAACATTTTGATAAATTTTTAGCACAAGGTGGTGATAAAAACGAAATATATAAAATTTTTGAAAGAGATATAAAAACTTTGCTTTTGCTAACTTCACCTAGAAAACGACTAAATGAAAAAATATTTAGTGTGAAAAAATATAGAAATACAAAAATTTTGACAATTTTTTGGAAAGAATTTTGGCTTGGCAAATCATAG